In the Vanessa cardui chromosome 10, ilVanCard2.1, whole genome shotgun sequence genome, one interval contains:
- the LOC124532739 gene encoding DNA cross-link repair 1A protein-like: MNNEDINNYLPSILNPRAVKIFNKDISLTQNSTVSRSSLTLKRNNASINVNNSIKQDYSLDKENLRNKINCNPTDIHNVGQQKIISDVNSLGFSAVEDINSLNDDFSLRSFPLKLEVNNKNIDSKNVSVLSIPSTPELHKAKSIDSDKTIIYDVHEKPLIALSFSVSNCDNVDINTKKSNIKKIVLAHNKTDIDVDCEILEGSDLSEATINSDINMSDSLLNTSKRKAVSVNLEIKKQKVTGTEEKAENTKILILNTNAIEKLTHIIVQPPNYKLVKRKINDTDNYIRSKQKPSYVSVIKHGKHVKNEQLKQQSIDTYLKSNNTSKIEPLVPVKDSDSLANDAPASVCHAAELGRDDAQEMNRNSVVADLIGRTSHKQCPEPSRSPRISLPRSPSPKREVKSSISEAQRASSSKSKKESAGSLSPRRNIDSIHFTLPVKSKSNKTSAVARNIPYHKIVTGTHFAVDAFSYGEIPNVKHYFLTHFHSDHYMGLNRNFNKMLFCSKITADLCVLRLGVSFKRVHIINLDETIVIDGVEVTAIDANHCPGALMFVFTLPNGKSILHTGDFRASDIMESYPVFWNKDVHTIYLDTTYCNPRYDFPKQDQSLEMALNLLREKKTALEKVGKKFSSVLIVCGTYTIGKEKFFHGMARRVGCTVWACPEKDLVLQTVEGRSFSLVPPQSCQLHVVPMRDLTHEKMRSYLANLKGAFSEVVAFKPSGWENGKSPSVEKDSVTIHGIPYSEHSSFSELIRFVNFLKPKQVIPTVYISGGIKAVQKYFPCPLISKEDIHCQSKLTDYFTIQNQQQVPAVT; the protein is encoded by the exons ATGAATAAtgaagatattaataattatttgcctTCCATTTTAAATCCAAGGGCggtgaaaatatttaacaaggATATATCTCTTACTCag aattcaaCGGTTAGTCGTTCATCTTTGACATTAAAACGAAACAATGCAAGTATAAATGTCAACAACAGTATAAAGcag GATTATAGTCttgataaagaaaatttaagaaataaaataaactgtaacCCAACTGATATCCACAATGTAGGTCAACAGAAAATTATTTCCGATGTTAATTCATTAGGATTTTCAGCTGTTGAAGATATAAACAGTTTAAATGATGATTTTTCTCTAAGAAGTTTTCCTTTAAAGTTAGaggtcaataataaaaatattgatagtaaaaACGTTTCTGTATTATCGATTCCATCAACGCCTGAATTACACAAAGCGAAAAGTATTGATAGcgataaaactattatttatgatGTACATGAGAAACCATTAATAGCTCTTTCTTTCTCTGTTTCAAATTGTGATAATGTTgatataaatacgaaaaaaagtaacataaaaaaaattgtattagcACATAATAAGACGGACATAGATGTAGACTGTGAAATTTTAGAAGGATCGGATTTGTCCGAAGCCACGATAAATAGTGATATAAATATGAGTGACTCTTTACTCAATACATCAAAACGAAAAGCAGTCTCTGTCaacttagaaattaaaaaacaaaaagtgacAGGCACAGAAGAAAAAGCAGAGAATACGAAAATTCTTATTTTGAACACAAATGCCATTGAGAAACTTACACACATTATAGTTCAACCACCAAATTATAAATTAGTGAAACGGAAAATTAATGATACCGATAATTACATTAGATctaaacaaaaaccttcctacGTGTCTGTTATTAAGCACGGGAAACATGTAAAAAATGAGCAACTGAAGCAGCAGTCTATAGACACttacttaaaaagtaataatacttCGAAGATAGAGCCCTTGGTTCCTGTGAAAGATTCAGACTCATTGGCGAATGATGCTCCTGCAAGTGTATGTCATGCTGCGGAACTAGGGCGTGATGATGCGCAGGAAATGAACAGGAATTCAGTGGTTGCAGATTTAATTGGACGGACATCACATAAGCAATGTCCTGAACCGTCGCGATCTCCAAGGATTTCATTGCCACGATCGCCATCTCCGAAGCGGGAGGTGAAATCATCGATATCTGAAGCACAACGGGCTTCATCGTCGAAATCTAAAAAGGAAAGTGCGGGGTCTTTGTCGCCTCGGCGAAATATAGATTCCATTCACTTCACGCTTCCAGTTAAGTCAAAATCGAACAAGACATCAGCAGTTGCGCGAAACATACCCTATCATAAAATAGTAACAG GGACTCATTTTGCCGTTGATGCATTCTCGTATGGAGAAATTCCGAACGTTAAACATTATTTCTTAACACATTTTCATTCTGACCACTATATGGGACTTAAcagaaatttcaataaaatgttattctgTTCCAAAATAACGG cggATTTATGCGTTTTGCGTTTGGGAGTGAGTTTTAAGCGTGTTCATATTATAAATCTCGATGAGACGATTGTTATCGATGGCGTGGAGGTGACAGCGATCGACGCGAACCA CTGTCCCGGTGCACTCATGTTTGTGTTTACATTGCCGAATGGAAAGAGCATTCTACATACTGGTGATTTCCGTGCCTCTGATATTATGGAATCTTATCCAGTGTTTTGGAATAAGGACGTACACACAATTTATCTCGACACTAC atATTGCAACCCCCGATACGATTTTCCGAAACAAGACCAAAGCTTAGAAATGGCATTGAATCTGCTCCGCGAGAAGAAAACGGCGCTCGAGAAAGTCGGGAAGAAGTTTTCATCCGTACTCATAGTCTGTGGCACGTATACCATCG GAAAAGAGAAATTCTTCCACGGCATGGCACGTCGCGTGGGTTGCACCGTGTGGGCGTGTCCCGAGAAGGACCTCGTACTGCAGACTGTGGAGGGGCGGAGCTTCAGCCTCGTGCCCCCCCAGTCGTGCCAACTGCACGTCGTGCCAATGCGGGACTTGACTCATGAG aaaatgCGAAGTTACCTCGCGAATCTCAAGGGAGCGTTCAGTGAAGTCGTGGCGTTTAAGCCGAGTGGCTGGGAGAACGGCAAGAGCCCGTCCGTCGAGAAGGATTCCGTCACTATACATG GGATACCGTACAGTGAACATTCCAGCTTCTCCGAACTGATTCGTTTCGTCAACTTTCTCAAGCCTAAGCAAGTGATTCCGACTGTCTATATATCCGGAGGTATAAAAGCTGTGCAG aAGTATTTCCCGTGTCCGTTGATAAGCAAAGAAGATATCCACTGTCAGAGCAAATTAACGGATTACTTCACTATACAGAACCAACAGCAAGTGCCCGCCGTCACTTAA
- the LOC124532740 gene encoding N-acetylglucosamine-6-sulfatase-like, translated as MLNYLLITLCLAHVAVCQVQNPNIVVILTDDQDVVLGGMNPMKNVHRFIGNEGTTFTNSFVTSPICCPSRASFLSGLHVHNHMTWNNSISGGCYSRTWRKLETRTFATALQDSGYNTFYAGKYLNEYGVHASGGPEQIPPGWSEWHGLVGNSVYYNYTISNNGVPTYSTDLYLTDIIRDLSLNFIENQTESQPFLMVLAPPAPHQPFTPAPRHQGVFSNVTTVRHPNFNIAVNDKHWLLSMPPSPLPAEMIPDLDKVYRSRWESLLAVDEMVADVVEALDSNSLLTNTYLIYTSDNGYHIGQFAQVYDKRQPYETDIRVPLLIRGPKVQKNVTNDQPVLNIDLAPTIMELAGLSPPKSLDGKPINFDAQNKDFERNMLVEYYGEGRDGTVDPSCPWKYDSDNLAQCYPEYDCKCQDSKNNTFACLRHISNRINKKYCSFADSENFTEMYDIDNDHYELTNIIDKELPSVKHWYKLMLSQMISCKGYSNCDNPLQQPKIYG; from the exons atgctaaattatttactaataacgTTATGCCTAGCACACGTTGCTGTGTGCCAAGTTCAGAATCCAAACATTGTCGTTATTTTAACCGACGATCAAGATGTCGTGTTGGGTGGCATG aaCCCAATGAAGAATGTACATCGCTTCATTGGAAATGAAGGGACTACTTTTACGAATTCC ttCGTCACGTCCCCGATATGTTGTCCAAGTCGTGCCAGCTTCCTCTCTGGTCTTCACGTGCACAACCACATGACTTGGAACAACAGCATCAGTGGTGGCTGTTACAGTCGCACCTGGAGGAAACTCGAAACTCGCACCTTCGCTACCGCACTGCAAGATTCTGGATACAATACGTTTTATGCTgggaaatatttaaatgag taTGGTGTCCATGCGTCTGGCGGTCCCGAACAGATTCCACCGGGATGGAGCGAGTGGCACGGCTTAGTTGGCAACTCTGTCTATTACAACTACACTATATCAAATAATGGCGTGCCAACTTATTCCACTGATCTATACCTTACCGATAtcatt cGAGATTTAAGCTTGAACTTCATAGAAAATCAGACAGAGTCGCAGCCTTTCCTCATGGTGTTGGCGCCCCCCGCTCCCCACCAGCCCTTCACTCCAGCTCCGAGACACCAGGGTGTCTTCAGCAACGTCACCACTGTCAGACACCCAAACTTTAATATTGCTGTCAAT GATAAGCACTGGCTCCTATCAATGCCCCCTTCACCGCTGCCCGCTGAGATGATACCAGACTTGGACAAAGTATATCGAAGTCGATGGGAGAGTCTCCTGGCTGTTGATGAAATGGTCGCGGATGTTGTCGAAGCTTTGGATTCCAACTCCCTCCTGACCAACACCTACTTAATATATACATCCGACAATGGATACCACATTG gTCAATTTGCTCAAGTTTACGACAAAAGGCAACCATATGAAACTGACATCAGAGTACCACTCCTCATACGAGGTCCTaaagtacaaaaaaatgttaccaATGACCAACCAGTCCTGAACATAGATTTGGCGCCTACGATAATGGAGCTGGCTGGTCTATCGCCACCAAAGAGTTTAGATGGAAAACCTATAAACTTTGACGCTCAGAATAAGGACTTCGAGCGGAATATGCTCGTTGAATATTACGGGGAAGGGAGGGATGGAACCGTGGATCCGAGTTGTCCTTGGAAATATGATAGCGATAACCTTGCT CAATGTTACCCGGAATACGACTGCAAATGTCAAGACTCTAAAAACAATACATTCGCCTGTTTGCGCCACATATCAAATCGCATAAACAAGAAATATTGCAGCTTCGCTGATTCCGAG AACTTCACAGAAATGTACGACATAGACAATGATCACTATGAACTGACGAACATCATAGACAAGGAATTACCTTCGGTGAAACATTGGTACAAGCTGATGCTGTCACAAATGATCAGCTGCAAGGGATACAGCAACTGTGACAACCCGCTTCAACAACCCAAAATATATGGATAa
- the LOC124533102 gene encoding trypsin, alkaline A-like: MWLHKVALGGQGFILTVIFLVNAQYDFLRVLNGSPTTIQRYPILAQLLLDVWGTQEYIQHCAGVILTSRHVISAAHCFQYNQETGRNYSFPQYWRIRVGSTYRTRGGVLHKIKTIVTHYGFDSQFYTNDIAVVVVAKRFTIGNLVSQATIIKPKSELMPNSVCTLVGWGSTEKNGPQPDQLQRTMMFVIDQEYCKAQYQSIGAIIADSMMCAGRTDIDGVDGCFGDSGGPLIYKGVVVGLVSFGYACGLRYYPGVYTKVSYYTNWIISTISTNK, from the exons ATGTGGCTTCACAAA gtTGCGCTCGGTGGTCAAG GTTTTATACTTACGGTTATTTTTCTAGTTAATGCACAATACGATTTCCTGCGAGTGCTGAACGGGTCACCAACGACCATACAAAGGTATCCTATCCTCGCTCAACTGTTGCTGGACGTATGGGGCACACAGGAATACATACAGCATTGCGCTGGAGTGATACTTACATCACGTCATGTGATATCTGCGGCGCATTGCTTCCAATATAATCAGGAAACAGGTAGAAA CTACTCATTTCCTCAATACTGGCGAATCCGTGTTGGTTCGACATATCGGACGAGAGGAGGTGTgttgcataaaattaaaacaattgtaaCTCACTATGGCTTTGATAGTCAGTTTTATACCAATGATATAGCCGTAGTCGTTGTGGCTAAAAGATTTACCATTGGCAATTTGGTCAGTCAGGCTACAATTATTAAGCCAAAAAGTGAACTTATGCCAAATTCTGTCTGCACTTTGGTTGGATGGGGATCAACTGAG AAAAATGGTCCACAACCAGATCAGCTTCAGAGGACAATGATGTTCGTGATAGATCAAGAATACTGCAAAGCACAGTATCAATCAATCGGTGCAATAATTGCAGACTCAATGATGTGTGCTGGACGAACGGATATCGATGGTGTTGACGGATGTTTTGGGGATTCTGGTGGTCCTTTGATTTACAAAGGCGTCGTTGTCGGCCTTGTATCATTTGGCTACGCTTGTGGTCTCAGATATTATCCTGGAGTCTATACAAAAGTGTCATATTATACGAATTGGATCATTAGTACAATATCCACTAAtaaatag